The following are from one region of the Pseudodesulfovibrio piezophilus C1TLV30 genome:
- a CDS encoding 2-amino-3,7-dideoxy-D-threo-hept-6-ulosonate synthase, whose protein sequence is MHIGKAIRLERIVNRNTGRTIVVPMDHGVTVGPIDGLVDMREAVGKVVAGGANAVIEHKGLVRCGHRASGKDIGLIVHLSASTSLSPYPNAKSLVASVEDAIRLGADAVSIHCNLGDETESAMLADFGMVASKASNWGIPLLAMVYARGPKISDEYDPAVVAHCARVGTELGADIVKVPYTGDIDTFAKVCDACCVPVVIAGGPKLDSTESFLQMVHDSLEAGGAGLSVGRNVFQHEDPTRLVEALNMIVHADESVDVALNYLNG, encoded by the coding sequence ATGCACATAGGCAAAGCTATCAGGCTTGAAAGAATCGTTAATCGTAACACAGGCAGAACCATAGTCGTCCCCATGGATCATGGAGTCACTGTCGGCCCCATTGATGGACTGGTGGATATGCGCGAAGCTGTCGGCAAAGTTGTCGCCGGTGGAGCCAATGCAGTCATTGAGCACAAAGGGCTTGTCCGATGTGGACATCGTGCTTCCGGCAAGGACATTGGCCTCATCGTCCACTTGTCAGCATCAACCAGCCTTTCTCCTTACCCCAATGCAAAATCCCTGGTCGCCTCGGTTGAGGATGCCATCCGACTCGGCGCAGACGCCGTCTCCATTCACTGCAACCTCGGTGACGAAACCGAATCCGCCATGTTGGCCGATTTTGGAATGGTGGCTTCGAAAGCATCCAATTGGGGCATTCCGCTCCTGGCGATGGTGTATGCCCGCGGACCTAAGATTTCCGATGAATACGACCCTGCCGTCGTCGCTCACTGTGCCCGCGTCGGCACGGAACTCGGGGCAGATATTGTCAAGGTTCCCTACACTGGAGATATCGACACCTTCGCCAAAGTATGCGACGCCTGTTGTGTCCCTGTCGTCATCGCTGGCGGGCCAAAACTCGACAGCACCGAGTCCTTTCTCCAAATGGTGCATGATTCTCTGGAGGCCGGAGGCGCAGGGCTCTCCGTCGGGCGCAACGTCTTCCAGCATGAGGATCCCACCCGTCTGGTCGAAGCACTGAACATGATCGTCCACGCTGATGAATCCGTGGATGTCGCCCTCAATTACCTCAACGGCTAA
- a CDS encoding 3-dehydroquinate synthase II family protein translates to MKKVIFKSVPFDKNLITLALESGVDAVMVDEAHVKDVEALGRVTVITPEAMPVVELTQKSDEDIAIKGILDGKDIVLKKGWEIIPVENILAQVDTLALECENYDRAILAAGILERGCDTVVVLPEGAADLKQIVAELKLSQGTMELQVATVTAIESTGLGHRVCVDTISMLKKGQGMLIGNSSAFSFLVHAETESNPYVAARPFRVNAGAVHAYAQMPGDKTTYLEELAAGTDVLIVGADGATSLATVGRVKVEVRPMLLIKAEVKTENGIKEGQVFLQNAETIRVVSDKGAPVSVVTLSVGDKIMVKTDEAGRHFGMRIKEEIVEG, encoded by the coding sequence ATGAAAAAAGTCATCTTCAAATCCGTTCCCTTTGACAAGAACCTGATTACTCTGGCCCTGGAATCCGGGGTGGACGCTGTCATGGTGGACGAGGCCCACGTCAAGGATGTGGAAGCTCTCGGCCGTGTCACCGTCATCACTCCTGAGGCCATGCCCGTTGTCGAACTGACCCAAAAATCAGACGAGGACATTGCAATCAAGGGCATTCTGGATGGTAAGGACATTGTCCTGAAAAAGGGGTGGGAAATCATCCCGGTGGAAAACATCCTCGCGCAGGTGGACACTCTGGCTCTGGAATGCGAAAATTATGACCGAGCCATACTGGCAGCAGGCATCCTGGAACGAGGGTGTGATACTGTCGTCGTCCTGCCTGAAGGTGCTGCCGATCTCAAGCAAATTGTCGCGGAACTCAAACTGTCGCAGGGAACAATGGAGCTTCAAGTCGCCACAGTTACAGCCATTGAATCAACAGGACTCGGGCATAGAGTCTGTGTGGATACTATTTCCATGCTGAAAAAAGGCCAGGGAATGCTCATCGGCAACTCCTCGGCCTTTTCTTTTTTGGTTCATGCCGAAACCGAATCCAACCCCTATGTGGCGGCACGCCCGTTTCGGGTCAACGCCGGGGCAGTCCACGCTTACGCGCAGATGCCGGGTGACAAGACCACATATCTCGAAGAACTCGCGGCAGGGACTGATGTTCTCATTGTCGGCGCAGATGGAGCCACCTCATTGGCTACAGTTGGCCGTGTCAAGGTCGAAGTTCGCCCCATGCTGCTGATCAAGGCGGAAGTCAAAACCGAAAACGGTATCAAGGAAGGCCAGGTCTTTTTGCAAAACGCCGAAACAATTCGGGTTGTCAGCGACAAGGGTGCCCCTGTCTCTGTAGTCACTCTTTCCGTTGGTGACAAAATCATGGTCAAGACTGACGAAGCCGGTCGTCACTTCGGTATGCGGATCAAGGAAGAAATCGTCGAGGGATAA
- the pheA gene encoding prephenate dehydratase: protein MDKSDIPDLTDLRVKIDSLDKQIVDLLNQRARVSLGVGRYKAAHNEPIYKPFREQEVMDKIADSSPGPLPDKHLRTIYREIMSSSRHLQRPERVVYLGPEGTFSYFAAIEHMGSSAALTPKGDFEEIFRAVAEEGAELGVIPLENSIEGTVGQVVDLFMKYKVSIQAEVFSRISHCLMSNADRIEDVEVVYSHPQPLGQCRDWLRTHLRDVPTIPMESSAEAAEVVAGKKAAAVVGHAKLADMHGMNILAQSIEDLPDNWTRFLIIGSSPSQEDKRDKTTILFTLPDKAGALARVLTTMAHQSINITKLESRPFRGEKWKYVFFADLECDLGAERYEDVLEDIRQQCHTLRVLGTYPTQEERQ, encoded by the coding sequence ATGGATAAGAGCGATATCCCGGATTTGACAGACCTCAGAGTCAAAATTGACAGCCTGGATAAACAGATCGTGGACCTTCTCAACCAACGAGCCAGGGTAAGCCTCGGCGTGGGCCGTTACAAAGCCGCCCACAATGAGCCTATCTACAAGCCGTTTCGGGAACAGGAGGTCATGGACAAAATTGCAGACTCAAGCCCTGGCCCGCTTCCCGATAAGCACCTCCGTACCATTTATCGGGAAATCATGTCTTCATCCCGTCATTTGCAACGCCCGGAACGAGTCGTTTACCTCGGCCCCGAAGGAACCTTTTCCTATTTTGCCGCCATTGAGCACATGGGCAGTTCCGCAGCCCTGACCCCCAAAGGGGACTTCGAAGAAATATTTCGTGCTGTTGCGGAGGAGGGAGCCGAACTTGGCGTCATCCCGCTGGAAAATTCCATTGAAGGCACTGTCGGACAAGTCGTCGACCTGTTCATGAAATACAAAGTCTCTATCCAGGCCGAGGTTTTCAGTCGCATCAGCCACTGCCTGATGTCCAATGCCGACCGCATAGAGGATGTGGAAGTGGTTTACTCCCATCCGCAACCTCTGGGTCAATGCAGGGACTGGCTCCGCACGCACCTGCGTGATGTGCCGACTATTCCCATGGAATCCTCGGCAGAAGCCGCAGAGGTGGTCGCGGGCAAAAAAGCCGCAGCCGTGGTGGGCCATGCCAAGCTCGCCGACATGCACGGCATGAATATCCTGGCGCAGTCCATTGAAGACCTGCCGGACAACTGGACCCGGTTCCTTATTATCGGATCGTCGCCTTCCCAGGAAGACAAACGGGACAAAACGACCATCCTGTTCACCCTGCCGGACAAGGCAGGTGCCCTGGCACGCGTTCTGACAACCATGGCACACCAGAGCATCAATATCACCAAACTGGAATCACGCCCGTTTCGTGGAGAAAAATGGAAATATGTTTTCTTCGCTGATCTCGAATGTGACCTTGGCGCAGAACGATACGAAGACGTTCTCGAAGATATCCGACAACAGTGCCACACACTTCGTGTGCTTGGAACCTACCCCACCCAGGAGGAAAGACAATGA
- the aroA gene encoding 3-phosphoshikimate 1-carboxyvinyltransferase: MTQEPIVINAPPSKSLSHRTLIAAALAKGTSEISSILVSDDITRTRNCLTACGAAIEEKNGNLIVTGMEDGPKGGNADGKHKGEKPHELFMHESGTTCRLMTAVAAAGHGTFHVHGAPRMHERPMGELTTALVRLGTKFDYEEQEGFLPFVMKCKGYTKKNVDITLEESSQYLSGLLMGAPMADHDVTITITGNKAVSWPYVALTLRIMEDFKVSFTVEQKREGTWQETPWRCVKGITPGTIRFVVKPTGYDCSDYRVEGDWSNASYFLAAGAVGKRPVLIKGLAADSLQGDRAILDILSQMGASIKVNFDGILIEPSSLRGIQVDMGRCPDLVPTVAVAAAYASSPTTIENVAHLRIKETDRLAACAKEVARTGTSTEIREDSLIIRPGRLPKGHTIDFTTYGDHRMAMSMSIFQLAGIDVSLDNPTCVGKSFPGFFDEWNKIIG, from the coding sequence ATGACCCAGGAACCGATCGTCATCAATGCGCCGCCCAGCAAGTCTCTGTCACACCGCACCCTCATTGCGGCGGCCCTGGCCAAGGGCACTTCCGAAATATCATCAATCCTCGTCTCCGATGATATTACACGCACGCGCAATTGTCTCACTGCCTGCGGGGCTGCCATCGAGGAAAAAAACGGCAACCTCATTGTGACCGGCATGGAAGACGGGCCCAAAGGAGGCAATGCCGACGGCAAGCACAAAGGGGAAAAGCCCCATGAACTTTTCATGCACGAATCCGGTACTACCTGCCGTCTGATGACCGCCGTGGCCGCCGCCGGGCATGGGACTTTCCATGTCCACGGAGCACCCCGCATGCATGAACGTCCCATGGGAGAGCTGACCACAGCCCTTGTGCGGTTGGGGACCAAATTTGACTATGAAGAGCAGGAAGGATTCCTCCCCTTCGTCATGAAATGCAAAGGGTACACGAAAAAAAATGTCGATATAACACTTGAGGAAAGTAGCCAGTACCTCTCGGGCCTCCTCATGGGTGCTCCCATGGCAGACCACGACGTGACTATCACCATAACCGGAAACAAAGCCGTCTCTTGGCCTTATGTGGCCCTGACCCTGCGAATCATGGAAGATTTCAAGGTCAGCTTCACCGTTGAACAAAAACGTGAAGGGACATGGCAGGAAACCCCTTGGCGCTGCGTCAAGGGAATCACTCCTGGCACCATTCGATTCGTGGTTAAGCCCACAGGATATGACTGCTCTGATTATCGGGTCGAAGGCGATTGGTCCAATGCCAGCTATTTTCTCGCCGCAGGAGCTGTGGGGAAACGTCCAGTATTGATCAAAGGACTGGCTGCGGATTCGTTGCAGGGAGATCGTGCGATTCTGGATATCCTCAGCCAGATGGGAGCATCCATCAAAGTCAATTTTGATGGTATCCTGATAGAGCCGAGTTCCTTGCGCGGCATTCAGGTCGATATGGGACGTTGCCCGGATCTGGTCCCGACTGTGGCTGTGGCAGCCGCATACGCTTCTTCACCAACGACCATAGAAAACGTGGCCCACCTGCGGATCAAGGAAACCGATCGTCTCGCAGCCTGCGCCAAGGAAGTGGCTCGTACCGGAACCTCCACTGAAATACGTGAAGATTCTCTGATTATTCGCCCTGGAAGACTGCCCAAGGGGCACACCATCGACTTTACCACATACGGAGACCACCGCATGGCTATGTCCATGTCCATCTTCCAACTGGCGGGAATTGATGTATCACTTGACAATCCGACCTGTGTCGGCAAATCATTTCCCGGATTCTTCGATGAATGGAACAAGATCATCGGATAA
- a CDS encoding prephenate dehydrogenase, protein MNIVDCKKIAIVGESGQMGSVFRSAFTRLGCDVVPLNRPFSDAEIRTALDGCDLLILSVPVTAMAGVLKQVKPYLTPPTILCDVGSVKILPIKSMLDAYDGPIVGTHPLFGPVIPQGFTPRIAVVPGRKSDTDAATRVSALMESCGYSCFDSTAEDHDRAMAFIQGLNYTSTVAFLAAARDVNGIENFITPSFNRRLDSARKMLTQDTELFEIISEANPFLQEVNRSFMSYLSLAAGGDLDLLANRAQWWWRHEQTY, encoded by the coding sequence ATGAATATCGTGGATTGCAAAAAAATCGCCATAGTGGGCGAAAGCGGCCAGATGGGAAGCGTTTTCAGGAGCGCCTTCACCCGATTGGGCTGCGATGTCGTTCCGTTGAACCGCCCGTTTTCGGATGCGGAAATCCGCACGGCACTGGATGGATGCGACCTGCTTATCCTGAGTGTTCCAGTCACTGCCATGGCAGGAGTGCTGAAACAGGTCAAACCGTACCTGACCCCTCCCACCATTCTCTGTGATGTCGGATCGGTCAAGATCCTGCCCATCAAGTCCATGCTCGATGCATACGATGGCCCCATAGTCGGGACACACCCGCTCTTCGGCCCGGTGATTCCCCAGGGGTTCACTCCCAGAATCGCCGTTGTTCCGGGAAGAAAGAGTGACACCGATGCAGCCACAAGGGTCTCGGCCCTGATGGAATCATGCGGTTACTCCTGTTTCGATTCCACGGCTGAAGATCACGACCGCGCCATGGCATTTATCCAGGGGCTGAATTACACGTCCACTGTCGCTTTTCTTGCTGCGGCCCGAGATGTGAACGGCATAGAAAATTTCATCACGCCATCCTTCAACCGCAGGCTTGACTCAGCCCGGAAGATGCTGACCCAGGACACCGAGCTTTTTGAGATCATTTCTGAGGCAAATCCGTTTTTGCAGGAAGTGAACCGCTCATTCATGTCTTACCTCAGCCTTGCCGCTGGTGGAGATCTCGACCTTTTGGCCAACCGCGCACAGTGGTGGTGGCGTCACGAACAAACATATTAG
- a CDS encoding anthranilate synthase component I family protein codes for MEKISLKQHGKWLPADVQTTISLYMGLVGDQPGILLESAEVDGRLGRYSLIAWDYRLVLHPVDGKLVVETTDDRLAPLKKLEGMEYLSGVKKAIETISMEQTAEGGNNRDRLPGLTRGLYGYFGYGVAGMFERKLTKFCKPADAEACLVLPGQLVLFDHLRHSCCYLSLDEGATPTPAPVQWGADLTAPEVGAPTIHPGKEEYMAGVERCKELIAEGECIQVVLSTRFTVPVPDEPFKIYRRLRQANPSPFMFYMKFPDCASKGTSCGTTLLGSSPEMMVRSVAGELEVRPIAGTRWRGETEEEDRRLAEELLADPKECAEHVMLVDLGRNDLGRISKPGTVSVEQFMNVERFSHVMHLTSYVEGTLKEELNGIDVLQATFPAGTLSGAPKIRAMEIIAELEPQERGPYGGCIGWMGLDDGEVSLDTGITIRSMWIRDGLCHWQAGAGIVYDSNAESEWNECQNKARVLLEVISGKGGTDVFADR; via the coding sequence ATGGAAAAGATTTCACTGAAACAGCATGGGAAATGGCTCCCTGCTGATGTGCAAACCACCATCAGTCTCTATATGGGATTGGTTGGCGATCAGCCTGGGATACTGCTCGAATCAGCAGAAGTTGACGGGCGCCTGGGACGGTACAGTCTTATTGCCTGGGATTATCGGCTGGTGCTTCACCCCGTGGATGGCAAACTTGTCGTTGAAACCACTGACGACCGCCTGGCTCCTCTCAAGAAACTGGAAGGAATGGAATACCTCTCCGGCGTCAAAAAAGCTATCGAGACCATCTCCATGGAGCAAACCGCCGAAGGGGGCAATAACCGGGATCGTCTTCCGGGACTCACCCGAGGGCTATACGGTTATTTCGGCTACGGCGTGGCAGGAATGTTCGAACGCAAACTCACGAAATTCTGCAAACCGGCCGATGCCGAGGCATGCCTCGTTCTCCCCGGCCAACTGGTTCTTTTTGATCACCTGCGCCACTCCTGCTGCTATCTGAGCCTTGATGAAGGGGCCACACCGACTCCTGCACCGGTCCAGTGGGGTGCGGACCTGACTGCACCCGAGGTCGGGGCACCCACTATCCATCCCGGCAAGGAAGAATACATGGCGGGCGTGGAACGATGCAAGGAACTCATCGCTGAAGGCGAATGCATTCAGGTGGTCCTTTCCACCCGCTTCACCGTGCCTGTGCCGGACGAACCATTCAAGATATACCGCCGCCTCAGGCAGGCCAACCCCTCGCCATTCATGTTCTACATGAAATTCCCGGACTGTGCGTCCAAAGGCACAAGTTGCGGAACCACCCTCCTCGGTTCATCCCCTGAAATGATGGTCCGCAGTGTGGCAGGCGAACTGGAAGTCCGCCCCATTGCAGGAACTCGCTGGAGGGGGGAGACCGAAGAAGAGGACCGCCGTCTGGCAGAAGAACTGCTCGCCGATCCCAAGGAATGCGCCGAGCACGTCATGCTCGTCGATCTGGGACGCAACGATCTTGGCCGCATCTCCAAGCCGGGAACGGTCTCGGTTGAGCAGTTCATGAACGTCGAACGTTTCTCACACGTGATGCACCTGACCTCCTATGTGGAGGGCACGCTCAAGGAGGAACTCAACGGAATTGACGTTCTTCAGGCAACCTTCCCGGCCGGAACCCTGTCAGGCGCTCCCAAAATCCGCGCCATGGAGATTATCGCCGAACTGGAACCGCAGGAACGCGGTCCTTACGGAGGCTGCATCGGATGGATGGGGCTGGATGACGGAGAGGTCAGTTTGGATACAGGTATCACTATCCGCTCCATGTGGATTCGTGATGGTCTGTGCCATTGGCAGGCTGGAGCCGGAATCGTGTATGATTCCAACGCCGAATCAGAGTGGAACGAGTGCCAAAACAAGGCGCGCGTGCTTTTGGAAGTCATTTCCGGCAAGGGAGGCACTGATGTTTTTGCTGATCGATAA
- a CDS encoding anthranilate synthase component II, with protein MFLLIDNFDSFTFNLVQAFQQLGSDPTVVRNDREELLALATSGTLERVCLSPGPSNPANAGFCLEFLARLPKETPVLGVCLGHQTLGHFAGAPVKRAERIMHGKTSRVFHEGKSVFAGVESPFTVCRYHSLVVPAEDAAEMLEVTATTERGEIMGIQYKDRPWHGVQFHPESILTPQGPALLRNFLNMKGYDHDNS; from the coding sequence ATGTTTTTGCTGATCGATAATTTCGATTCCTTCACTTTCAATCTGGTGCAGGCATTCCAACAACTCGGGTCTGATCCGACTGTCGTTCGCAATGACAGGGAAGAGCTGCTGGCTCTGGCAACCTCGGGCACACTCGAACGGGTCTGTCTCTCCCCTGGGCCGAGCAACCCAGCGAATGCAGGCTTCTGCCTGGAATTTCTGGCTCGATTGCCCAAGGAAACCCCTGTCCTCGGCGTCTGCCTCGGGCACCAAACCCTGGGACATTTTGCGGGAGCACCGGTCAAAAGGGCAGAAAGGATCATGCATGGAAAGACATCCCGCGTATTTCATGAAGGGAAAAGTGTCTTTGCCGGAGTGGAATCCCCGTTCACCGTCTGCCGCTACCATTCACTGGTCGTTCCGGCAGAGGATGCAGCGGAGATGCTTGAAGTGACAGCCACCACTGAGCGGGGCGAAATCATGGGTATTCAATATAAAGACCGCCCCTGGCACGGCGTGCAGTTCCACCCGGAATCCATTCTGACGCCCCAAGGCCCTGCCCTGCTTCGCAACTTCTTGAACATGAAAGGATATGATCATGACAATTCCTGA
- the trpD gene encoding anthranilate phosphoribosyltransferase yields the protein MTIPEILEILATRHSLTDEQADFMFTELMDGNMTEAQTGAFLMGLRAKGEDSTDLAAGVRAGVAHANKIPGFDGSRKEPVVDTCGTGGDGQCSFNNSTAVSLFLADMGFTVAKHGNRALSSSCGSADALEALGIPLDLSPEQAAKGLEKHHFAFLFAPAYHPSFKYVMPVRQQLGIRTLFNFMGPLLNPARPSHQLLGVGDPDKLHLMGETLLLTGVRRALIFSGAGGFDELTTWGMNRGYIVNDGVMEKTVLDPAKLGFAAYDPKDVRVEGKADAVARLRTILEGKGPQAMMDMVALNLAGCLHLLDKGTMAECADIARDVVNQGLQKGIPYVG from the coding sequence ATGACAATTCCTGAAATACTTGAAATTCTTGCCACGCGACATTCCCTGACCGACGAACAGGCTGACTTCATGTTCACCGAGCTTATGGACGGCAACATGACCGAAGCACAGACAGGCGCTTTCCTTATGGGGCTGCGGGCCAAGGGAGAGGACTCCACAGACCTGGCCGCAGGAGTGCGCGCAGGCGTCGCCCATGCCAACAAGATTCCGGGCTTCGATGGCTCCCGTAAGGAACCGGTTGTAGATACCTGTGGCACAGGCGGTGACGGACAATGCAGTTTCAACAACTCCACTGCCGTCTCCCTGTTTCTCGCTGACATGGGCTTTACCGTCGCCAAACATGGTAACCGGGCCTTGTCCTCTTCCTGCGGATCTGCCGATGCTCTGGAAGCTCTCGGCATCCCACTGGACCTGTCTCCCGAGCAGGCAGCCAAAGGACTTGAGAAGCACCACTTCGCCTTCCTCTTCGCCCCAGCGTATCACCCCTCTTTCAAGTACGTCATGCCCGTGCGTCAGCAACTCGGCATCCGCACCCTTTTCAACTTCATGGGGCCGCTGCTCAACCCAGCCAGACCATCCCATCAGTTGCTCGGGGTAGGCGACCCGGACAAACTTCACCTCATGGGTGAAACCTTACTCCTGACAGGAGTAAGACGCGCGCTGATATTCTCCGGCGCAGGCGGCTTTGACGAACTCACGACCTGGGGCATGAACCGAGGCTATATCGTCAACGACGGTGTCATGGAAAAAACTGTCCTTGACCCTGCCAAACTCGGCTTTGCCGCGTACGATCCAAAGGATGTCCGGGTAGAAGGAAAAGCCGATGCAGTCGCACGACTGCGTACTATTCTGGAAGGCAAAGGCCCCCAGGCCATGATGGACATGGTGGCCCTGAATCTGGCAGGGTGCCTGCATCTTCTGGACAAGGGCACTATGGCTGAATGCGCCGATATCGCCCGTGATGTCGTCAATCAAGGACTGCAAAAAGGAATTCCGTATGTTGGATAA
- a CDS encoding indole-3-glycerol phosphate synthase TrpC, with amino-acid sequence MLDKFREAKQLEIDSLRKDFMEGRVPAAYQGERPSFVEAIRAKGPGAVIAEFKPASPSKGILRENLNPLDYADMYADNGAAAISVLTEHKYFKGTPDFLFMMNQPGIPLLRKDFIFDPLQVAMTASSPASAVLLIARMCDNATHLSQLIEIARMPGLAPVVEIFDQADLDMAREAGADIIQVNNRNLDTLEISLDQARNFIAQKREDELWICASGISERKQVTEMAQLGYDAVLIGTCLMETDDPAAKLAELTGAK; translated from the coding sequence ATGTTGGATAAATTCAGGGAAGCAAAGCAACTGGAAATCGACTCTCTCCGAAAAGACTTCATGGAGGGTCGCGTTCCTGCCGCCTATCAGGGTGAACGCCCATCATTTGTCGAGGCCATCAGGGCAAAAGGGCCGGGAGCGGTCATTGCCGAATTCAAGCCCGCCAGCCCGAGCAAGGGCATCCTGCGGGAGAACCTCAATCCTCTCGATTATGCAGATATGTATGCCGATAACGGCGCAGCCGCCATCTCGGTGCTTACTGAGCACAAATACTTCAAGGGAACCCCGGATTTTCTGTTCATGATGAACCAGCCCGGTATCCCCCTGTTACGCAAGGACTTCATTTTCGACCCGCTCCAGGTCGCCATGACGGCATCCAGCCCGGCTTCGGCCGTACTCCTCATTGCACGCATGTGTGATAATGCGACCCACCTCAGCCAACTCATCGAGATCGCCCGGATGCCCGGTCTCGCTCCGGTCGTCGAAATATTTGACCAGGCAGACCTCGACATGGCCAGAGAAGCTGGAGCCGACATCATCCAGGTCAACAACAGAAATCTCGACACCCTTGAGATATCATTGGACCAGGCTCGCAACTTCATCGCCCAAAAGCGGGAAGACGAACTTTGGATCTGCGCCAGCGGAATTTCCGAACGGAAACAGGTCACCGAAATGGCTCAGCTCGGATACGATGCCGTGCTTATCGGCACCTGCCTGATGGAAACAGATGATCCGGCCGCAAAATTGGCTGAACTGACGGGAGCGAAATAA
- a CDS encoding phosphoribosylanthranilate isomerase translates to MARPVVKVCGMTRMQDVELCVELGADLLGFIFHPKSPRNVDPDFVASVKTGVTKVGVFVNQSATEINEIMERCGLHAAQLHGGQDVDFCESIGPDRVIRVFWPSTYTSTHALIRDLDNYAEVCGHFLLDAGSTGQGGTGQTIDFSVLQHIEIQTPWFLAGGLNPQNLDSALALNPPGLDINSGVESGPGIKDETRLRAIFDRLAQLD, encoded by the coding sequence ATGGCACGCCCTGTGGTCAAGGTGTGCGGCATGACCCGCATGCAGGATGTCGAACTCTGTGTCGAACTCGGCGCGGATCTGCTCGGCTTCATCTTCCACCCCAAAAGTCCACGCAACGTCGACCCGGACTTTGTGGCCTCGGTCAAAACCGGTGTCACTAAAGTGGGTGTCTTCGTGAACCAATCCGCCACCGAGATCAACGAGATCATGGAACGGTGCGGACTCCATGCCGCCCAATTGCACGGCGGACAGGATGTGGACTTCTGCGAAAGCATCGGCCCGGATCGAGTTATCCGGGTCTTCTGGCCGAGTACGTACACCTCGACTCACGCACTGATACGTGACCTGGACAATTATGCCGAGGTCTGCGGACACTTCCTGCTCGACGCAGGGTCGACCGGACAGGGAGGAACAGGGCAAACCATTGATTTTAGCGTTCTCCAACATATTGAAATACAGACACCTTGGTTCCTTGCAGGAGGTCTGAATCCCCAAAATCTGGATTCAGCTCTTGCTCTCAACCCTCCTGGACTGGACATCAATTCCGGAGTGGAGTCGGGACCAGGCATCAAAGACGAAACCAGACTGCGGGCCATTTTCGATCGCCTCGCACAACTGGATTAA
- the trpB gene encoding tryptophan synthase subunit beta: protein MKKGYFGDFGGQFIPELLMPPLIELEKAMETILPSEEFQTRFIDMLKENVGRPSAMTHCANLSKDLGLDLWLKREDLNHSGAHKINNTLGQGLLAKMMGKNVLLAETGAGMHGVATAVAAAMLDMKAIIYMGATDVVRQAPNVNRMRLMGAEIVAVESGTKTLKDAINEALRRWLSDQETTHYCFGTAAGPHPFPTLVRQFQQIISQEARQQFMDRNNGSLPDAVVACVGGGSNAIGMFHHFIPDASVRIIGVEAAGTGEPGCDNSAPLSIGSDGILHGMKTKLLQTETGQILPSHSIAPGLDYPGVGPEHAHLHDSGRGEYVTINDAQAINAFKVLSQREGIIPALESSHAVAYAIENKKMLQGKSVLVCLSGRGDKDLGILDEIL, encoded by the coding sequence ATGAAGAAAGGTTACTTCGGCGATTTCGGCGGCCAGTTCATCCCGGAACTGCTCATGCCCCCGCTTATCGAACTGGAAAAAGCCATGGAAACCATCCTCCCTTCCGAGGAGTTCCAGACACGCTTTATCGATATGCTCAAGGAAAATGTAGGCCGTCCTTCGGCTATGACCCATTGCGCTAATCTTTCCAAAGATCTCGGGCTTGACCTCTGGCTCAAACGGGAAGACCTCAATCATTCCGGCGCACATAAGATTAACAACACCCTCGGACAAGGCCTTCTAGCCAAGATGATGGGAAAAAATGTACTGCTGGCCGAGACCGGTGCAGGCATGCATGGCGTGGCCACGGCTGTCGCGGCCGCCATGCTCGATATGAAGGCCATTATTTACATGGGGGCCACGGATGTGGTCCGTCAAGCCCCCAATGTCAACCGGATGCGACTCATGGGTGCGGAGATAGTGGCTGTCGAATCCGGCACCAAGACCCTCAAGGACGCCATCAATGAGGCGTTGCGCCGTTGGTTGTCCGATCAGGAAACCACGCACTACTGCTTTGGCACCGCTGCCGGACCACACCCCTTTCCGACACTGGTTCGCCAATTCCAGCAGATCATTTCCCAAGAAGCCCGCCAGCAATTCATGGATCGCAACAATGGTTCTCTGCCCGATGCCGTGGTCGCGTGTGTCGGAGGTGGCTCCAATGCCATCGGCATGTTCCACCACTTCATCCCCGATGCATCCGTCCGAATCATAGGTGTGGAGGCAGCAGGAACAGGAGAACCGGGGTGTGACAATTCCGCTCCCTTGAGCATTGGCTCGGACGGTATCCTGCATGGAATGAAGACCAAGCTGCTACAGACAGAAACAGGACAGATTTTGCCGTCCCACTCCATCGCGCCAGGTCTGGATTATCCTGGAGTCGGACCGGAACACGCGCACTTGCACGATTCCGGCCGTGGTGAATATGTCACCATCAATGACGCACAGGCCATCAATGCCTTCAAAGTACTTTCCCAGCGTGAAGGCATCATCCCGGCTTTGGAATCTTCTCACGCCGTGGCCTACGCCATTGAAAACAAGAAGATGCTTCAAGGCAAGTCCGTGCTTGTGTGCCTGTCCGGTCGCGGAGACAAGGATCTCGGGATACTGGACGAGATTCTGTAG